A section of the Petrimonas sulfuriphila genome encodes:
- a CDS encoding FeoB-associated Cys-rich membrane protein, producing MSLQLFIVIIIGIVVSIVVVREIYRFFFVKKESGFCGGCKGCDFNPGHIQKTK from the coding sequence ATGAGTTTACAGTTGTTCATCGTTATCATCATCGGCATTGTTGTCTCCATCGTGGTTGTTCGTGAGATTTACCGTTTCTTTTTTGTGAAGAAGGAGTCCGGGTTTTGTGGCGGGTGCAAGGGATGCGATTTTAATCCCGGGCATATCCAGAAAACAAAATAA
- the feoB gene encoding ferrous iron transport protein B produces MRLSELQTGDKAFIVKVNGSGAFRKRILEMGFVRGQEVRSILNAPLKDPIKYGIMEYEVSLRRSEAVLIEISKLKEDVVYAVDNDKTDGPENEVEETDFRDPPLSDESDLKKENNNVIRVALVGNPNAGKTSIFNLASGAHEHVGNYSGVTVDSKEGTLRHNGYKFILTDLPGTYSLSAYSPEELYVRSYIFEEKPDVIVNVVSASALERNLYLTTELIELEKPMVVALNMYDELEKSGRLFKHQTLSEMLNVPIVPTVGKKGFGIPELLENVISIYESGNNSHNVKVPYGRVLEKSIGFMCRDLLSNGFSTLGMPKRYVGIKLLEGDKEVENAIREHDKGKELLARRNKEREYIERLLKEDPESAFTNARYGFIAGALKETLSEKTKFEDKTTVLDAVLTNKYLGLPLFFVFLWIMFEATFRLGAYPMEWIEWIVAQAGNLIRVNMTEGPLKDLLVDGVIGGVGGVIVFLPNIVILYAFIAFMEDSGYMARAAFIMDKLMHNIGLHGKSFIPLIMGFGCNVPAVMSTRTIESRSSRMITMLIVPFMSCSARLPVYILFVSAFFPRNGSFVMLGLYSVGVLVAILTAILLRKRFFTKEDTPFVMELPPYRMPTFKSVVIHMWERAKQYLLKMGGPILVASIIIWFLGYFPQDVQREAQFDRQLAQLDSLVLPQTEKEIRVIEIEHAKNTEHQVNSYIGKIGHFMEPLMRPLGFDWKISVSLLSGMAAKEIVISTMGVLYTGDSEDQQSLQTRLLQEKHPDGTPVFSPLVVIGFLLFILIYFPCIATIVAIKEESHSWRWALFSVVYSTGLAWFIAFLVYQTGRFFI; encoded by the coding sequence ATGCGACTTTCAGAACTACAGACCGGCGATAAGGCATTCATTGTAAAAGTAAATGGATCGGGGGCATTTCGGAAACGGATTCTCGAAATGGGCTTCGTGCGCGGACAAGAGGTGAGGTCGATACTGAACGCCCCGTTGAAAGACCCTATCAAATACGGCATCATGGAGTACGAAGTTTCGTTGCGGCGCAGTGAAGCCGTATTGATTGAAATTTCGAAATTGAAAGAAGATGTGGTGTATGCGGTGGACAATGACAAAACAGATGGGCCTGAAAACGAGGTTGAAGAGACGGACTTTCGCGATCCACCACTTTCTGACGAATCCGATTTAAAGAAAGAAAATAATAACGTTATTCGTGTTGCGTTGGTTGGAAACCCCAACGCCGGAAAAACCTCCATTTTCAACCTTGCGTCGGGGGCACATGAGCATGTGGGAAATTACAGCGGCGTAACGGTCGATTCCAAAGAAGGAACGCTGAGGCACAACGGTTATAAGTTTATATTGACCGATCTTCCGGGAACATATTCATTGTCTGCTTATTCTCCCGAGGAACTGTACGTAAGAAGTTATATTTTTGAAGAAAAACCCGATGTTATTGTGAATGTGGTGTCGGCATCGGCCTTGGAGAGAAACCTGTATCTTACCACCGAGCTTATTGAGTTGGAGAAACCAATGGTAGTAGCACTCAATATGTACGACGAACTTGAGAAGAGCGGCCGCTTATTCAAGCACCAGACGCTTTCTGAAATGCTGAATGTTCCTATTGTTCCTACGGTGGGAAAGAAAGGGTTCGGTATTCCCGAATTGCTCGAAAATGTGATTAGCATTTACGAATCCGGCAACAACTCTCACAACGTAAAGGTTCCCTACGGGCGTGTATTGGAGAAATCCATCGGCTTTATGTGTCGCGATTTATTATCCAACGGCTTTTCGACGTTAGGTATGCCGAAGCGTTATGTCGGTATTAAGTTGCTGGAGGGGGATAAAGAGGTAGAAAATGCTATTCGTGAGCACGATAAAGGCAAGGAGCTTCTGGCTCGTAGAAACAAGGAACGGGAATATATCGAAAGATTGTTGAAAGAAGACCCAGAGTCGGCCTTTACCAATGCCCGGTATGGATTTATTGCAGGAGCACTCAAAGAGACACTGAGCGAAAAAACAAAATTCGAAGATAAAACTACTGTGCTCGATGCTGTCCTGACGAATAAATATTTGGGGCTCCCGCTTTTCTTTGTCTTTCTGTGGATAATGTTTGAAGCTACATTCCGGCTTGGAGCTTATCCGATGGAGTGGATTGAGTGGATTGTGGCCCAGGCAGGGAATTTGATTCGTGTAAATATGACGGAAGGACCACTCAAGGATTTGCTGGTAGACGGCGTTATCGGCGGAGTGGGGGGTGTTATTGTTTTTCTGCCGAACATTGTGATATTGTACGCGTTTATCGCGTTTATGGAAGATTCGGGATACATGGCCCGGGCAGCGTTCATCATGGATAAACTGATGCATAACATCGGCCTTCACGGAAAATCGTTTATTCCGCTTATCATGGGGTTTGGGTGTAATGTACCTGCAGTAATGTCCACCCGCACAATCGAAAGCCGCAGCAGCCGGATGATTACCATGCTGATTGTTCCTTTTATGTCGTGCAGTGCGCGATTGCCGGTTTATATTTTATTTGTAAGTGCATTTTTTCCCCGGAACGGCAGTTTTGTCATGCTCGGATTGTACAGCGTAGGGGTTCTTGTGGCTATTCTGACGGCGATTTTGCTCCGTAAACGATTTTTTACCAAGGAAGATACGCCGTTTGTGATGGAGTTGCCGCCTTACCGGATGCCTACATTTAAATCGGTAGTCATCCATATGTGGGAAAGGGCCAAGCAGTATTTGCTGAAGATGGGCGGTCCCATTTTGGTTGCCTCCATCATTATCTGGTTTCTGGGGTATTTCCCGCAAGATGTACAGCGCGAAGCGCAATTTGACAGGCAACTGGCACAACTCGACAGCCTGGTTTTACCGCAGACAGAAAAAGAGATCCGGGTGATAGAAATTGAACACGCAAAGAACACCGAACATCAGGTAAATTCATACATCGGAAAAATTGGCCATTTTATGGAGCCATTGATGCGCCCGCTTGGTTTCGACTGGAAAATTTCCGTGAGCTTGTTGTCGGGAATGGCGGCAAAAGAGATTGTAATCAGTACGATGGGGGTGCTTTATACCGGTGACAGTGAGGACCAGCAGTCGTTGCAAACCCGGCTTTTACAGGAGAAGCATCCGGACGGGACACCTGTTTTCTCACCGCTGGTCGTTATCGGATTTTTGCTGTTTATCCTGATCTATTTCCCCTGTATTGCCACCATAGTTGCTATCAAAGAAGAATCCCATTCGTGGAGGTGGGCGCTTTTCAGCGTGGTCTACTCGACAGGGCTGGCCTGGTTTATAGCTTTCCTGGTTTATCAAACCGGCCGTTTCTTTATTTAA
- a CDS encoding MATE family efflux transporter, translating into MNITKVLRQNNTNDPHLLGRGDIKKLLAQYSLPAIIGMVITSLYHIVDSIFIGHGIGASALSGMAVTFPIMNILAAFSTLIGVGGATLTSIRLGEKDEENARSILGHVALVNTVNGTLLGVVTLFFLEPVLKLFGASETLLPYASDFLSVYMIGIPVGFVFIGLNNIMRVTGYPKKAMLSSFLTVAVNVLLAPIFIFVLGWGMKGTALATVLSQLAGLVWVLMHFFNKNSLIRFEIKGFKLSGKTVVNMMAIGVSPFLMNLTSSLVVSIINFGLMKHGGDLAIGAYGIINRILFLFGMIVIGLTMGMQPIVGYNYGAKQIDRSFKALRYTIIVSVLIMTFGFLFSQLFPTLIMRMFTSDRELLDISVRGLRITTVLFPVIAVQMVISNFFQSVGKAKIAVFLSLTRQLIFLIPFLLLLPRYFGLDGVFMSMPAADLIAFFVTILTFTYQYKGMRVRK; encoded by the coding sequence ATGAACATAACAAAGGTGTTACGCCAAAACAACACTAACGATCCGCACCTTTTGGGAAGGGGCGACATCAAAAAACTTCTCGCACAATACTCTTTACCCGCTATTATCGGTATGGTTATCACATCGCTTTACCATATAGTGGACAGTATTTTTATTGGGCACGGTATCGGTGCATCCGCACTTTCGGGCATGGCTGTGACTTTTCCGATTATGAATATTCTTGCCGCTTTTTCCACCCTTATTGGTGTGGGAGGTGCAACACTAACCTCTATCAGATTAGGTGAAAAAGACGAAGAGAACGCACGAAGTATACTTGGACATGTTGCCTTGGTAAATACAGTGAACGGGACATTGCTTGGGGTAGTGACGCTGTTTTTCCTGGAACCTGTTTTAAAGCTTTTTGGAGCTAGTGAAACGTTGTTGCCTTACGCAAGTGATTTCTTGTCGGTTTACATGATAGGAATTCCTGTTGGTTTTGTCTTTATCGGGCTGAATAACATTATGCGTGTGACCGGATATCCTAAAAAGGCAATGCTCTCTTCTTTCCTGACAGTTGCAGTAAATGTTTTACTTGCGCCAATTTTCATTTTTGTTCTTGGCTGGGGCATGAAAGGGACAGCGCTGGCCACAGTCCTCTCCCAGCTTGCGGGATTGGTGTGGGTGCTGATGCACTTTTTCAACAAGAACAGCCTTATTCGTTTTGAGATAAAGGGGTTTAAATTGTCCGGAAAGACGGTCGTCAACATGATGGCTATCGGTGTTTCTCCTTTTCTTATGAATCTCACCTCCAGCCTTGTTGTTTCGATTATCAATTTCGGATTGATGAAACATGGTGGTGATCTTGCTATCGGGGCATACGGAATCATCAACCGGATACTTTTCCTGTTCGGGATGATTGTTATTGGTTTAACAATGGGTATGCAGCCAATCGTAGGATACAACTACGGGGCAAAACAAATCGACAGGTCGTTCAAGGCGCTCAGGTACACGATCATCGTAAGTGTTTTAATCATGACTTTCGGTTTTTTATTTTCCCAACTATTCCCAACTTTGATCATGCGCATGTTTACCAGCGACAGGGAGCTTCTTGACATCTCTGTCCGCGGATTGAGAATTACCACTGTTTTGTTTCCTGTTATTGCCGTTCAGATGGTTATCAGTAACTTTTTCCAGTCGGTTGGAAAAGCAAAAATAGCCGTGTTCCTATCGTTGACGCGGCAGCTTATTTTTCTGATTCCCTTTTTACTTTTGCTCCCCCGGTATTTTGGTTTGGATGGAGTTTTTATGAGTATGCCTGCCGCTGATTTAATCGCGTTTTTTGTAACAATCCTGACGTTTACCTATCAGTATAAAGGAATGAGGGTTAGGAAATAA
- a CDS encoding pirin family protein — protein sequence MNKRKANQIIRGQNAVDGAGVHLRRVLGPVNIVDFDPFLMLDGFDSEDPKDYIKGFPWHPHRGIETITYLIKGKVEHGDSLGNKGTIHDLECQWMTAGSGIIHQEMPKESERMLGCQLWVNLPARDKMTIPAYGDITQEKVTLVEEENAVVRILAGTYKGKSGVFEGKYVKVKYLDIDLAPSSTWTYDETPNDQTLFIYLLDGNLAVDNNLSQFENKSCAVLFTSSDKDSDIYDSVEVRSGNQGARFVLLAAKPLKEPVAWGGPIVMNTNEELDQAFKELDNGTFIKHSV from the coding sequence ATGAACAAAAGAAAAGCAAATCAAATTATTAGAGGACAGAATGCTGTCGATGGCGCCGGAGTTCATCTGCGCCGTGTGTTGGGACCAGTAAACATTGTAGATTTTGACCCATTTTTAATGCTTGACGGCTTTGATTCCGAAGATCCGAAAGACTACATTAAAGGGTTTCCCTGGCATCCACACAGAGGTATTGAGACCATTACTTATCTAATTAAGGGCAAGGTTGAACATGGCGACAGTCTTGGAAATAAAGGCACGATCCACGATCTGGAATGCCAATGGATGACAGCAGGTTCAGGCATTATACATCAGGAAATGCCTAAAGAATCTGAAAGAATGCTTGGGTGCCAGCTTTGGGTAAATTTGCCTGCCAGAGATAAAATGACCATTCCGGCATACGGTGATATCACGCAAGAAAAAGTTACCCTTGTGGAAGAAGAAAACGCCGTAGTGAGAATCCTAGCCGGCACTTACAAGGGCAAAAGCGGTGTCTTCGAAGGCAAATATGTAAAGGTTAAATATCTAGATATTGATCTGGCTCCCAGCAGCACATGGACTTACGACGAAACTCCGAATGACCAAACGCTGTTCATCTATTTATTGGACGGCAACCTTGCCGTTGACAACAACCTGTCTCAATTTGAGAATAAATCATGCGCTGTTTTATTTACTTCAAGCGATAAAGACAGTGACATATACGATTCTGTAGAAGTCCGTTCAGGAAATCAGGGTGCCAGGTTTGTTCTGTTGGCGGCCAAGCCGTTGAAAGAACCTGTAGCATGGGGTGGCCCAATTGTGATGAATACCAATGAAGAACTGGATCAAGCTTTTAAAGAATTAGATAACGGAACATTTATTAAGCATAGCGTATAA
- a CDS encoding (4Fe-4S)-binding protein: protein MSKKEYSNEEITIIWESEKCIHSGICVKTLPKVYHPQERPWIKIGNATSEELMNQINLCPSGALSYKKLK from the coding sequence ATGTCAAAAAAAGAATATTCAAACGAAGAAATTACCATCATTTGGGAATCGGAGAAATGTATTCATTCCGGTATTTGTGTTAAAACACTACCTAAGGTTTATCATCCACAAGAAAGACCCTGGATTAAAATCGGTAATGCAACATCCGAAGAATTAATGAATCAAATAAATCTTTGTCCTTCAGGGGCATTGAGTTATAAAAAATTAAAGTAA
- a CDS encoding GreA/GreB family elongation factor: MSRGFVKESDQEEIPIVPPRAYLPEGTINYVTREGLDELLAEREELINEKENLNKADENEKRIVQNHINAKLYLLNHRIDTAIIVNLDEQPQDEIRFGARVTLKMEETGRIKTFQIVGVDEADVSKGKISFISPLANALTNKKEGDKVVLKRDKKDIVYEIISIAYT, from the coding sequence ATGAGCAGAGGATTTGTCAAAGAAAGCGATCAGGAAGAGATTCCGATAGTACCCCCCCGGGCTTATTTACCGGAAGGAACAATAAATTATGTAACCCGGGAGGGACTGGATGAACTGTTGGCCGAAAGAGAGGAACTTATCAATGAGAAAGAAAATCTGAACAAAGCCGATGAAAATGAGAAACGAATAGTGCAGAACCATATTAATGCAAAATTGTATCTGTTGAACCACAGAATCGACACCGCCATAATAGTTAATTTAGACGAACAGCCTCAAGATGAAATAAGGTTCGGTGCACGGGTAACTCTCAAAATGGAAGAAACCGGGAGAATCAAAACTTTTCAAATAGTGGGTGTTGATGAAGCTGATGTTTCCAAAGGAAAAATCTCCTTTATATCGCCTTTGGCCAATGCATTGACGAATAAAAAAGAGGGAGACAAAGTTGTTTTAAAACGAGACAAGAAAGATATCGTTTATGAAATTATAAGCATAGCCTATACCTAA
- a CDS encoding sugar phosphate isomerase/epimerase has protein sequence MARLVTLYSLQWGDLSLEEVCVKAKAFGYDGLELGLPDHLDVRQTDPAYYKGIKDLLEKYGMQLRTISSHLVGQAVCDKIDERHKSILPDYIWGDGDPEGVRRRAAEELILTARAARVLGVDTVVGFTGSPIWHLLYSFPPVPQSTIDKGYQDFATRFAPILDEFEKLGVRFALEVHPTEIAFDTFSAQRALEALDHHPAFGFNYDPSHLGYQGVDYVDFIYQFPDRIFHVHMKDAYWSDTPKQVGVFGGHVPFGDPRRFWNFRSVGRGKIKFEEIIRALNAIGYQGPLSIEWEDSAMDREHGARESCEYTKRLDFQVSGHAFDAFFAK, from the coding sequence ATGGCACGATTAGTTACACTCTATTCCCTGCAATGGGGCGATTTATCACTGGAAGAGGTTTGCGTAAAGGCAAAAGCATTCGGTTACGACGGACTTGAATTAGGATTACCCGACCACCTGGATGTCCGTCAGACCGATCCTGCCTATTACAAGGGCATTAAAGACCTTTTGGAAAAATACGGCATGCAATTGCGAACCATCTCCTCCCACTTGGTAGGGCAAGCTGTGTGCGATAAAATTGACGAACGCCACAAAAGTATCCTCCCCGATTATATCTGGGGAGACGGCGATCCGGAAGGAGTCCGCCGACGTGCCGCTGAAGAATTAATCCTGACGGCCCGGGCAGCCCGGGTGCTGGGGGTTGACACCGTCGTAGGGTTCACCGGAAGTCCAATATGGCATTTGTTGTATTCTTTCCCTCCTGTTCCACAATCCACTATCGATAAAGGATACCAAGATTTCGCAACCCGGTTCGCACCAATTCTGGACGAATTTGAAAAGCTGGGGGTTCGTTTCGCATTAGAGGTACATCCCACCGAAATTGCTTTCGACACCTTTTCTGCCCAAAGGGCATTGGAGGCCTTGGATCATCACCCCGCTTTCGGGTTCAACTACGATCCGAGCCATTTGGGATACCAGGGAGTAGATTACGTGGATTTTATCTATCAGTTTCCCGACCGGATTTTTCACGTGCACATGAAAGATGCTTACTGGAGTGACACTCCCAAACAAGTAGGAGTATTCGGAGGACACGTCCCTTTCGGCGACCCCCGTCGCTTTTGGAACTTCCGCAGTGTAGGGCGCGGGAAAATAAAATTCGAAGAGATTATACGTGCCCTTAATGCCATAGGATACCAGGGCCCGCTTTCGATAGAGTGGGAAGACAGTGCTATGGACCGCGAGCATGGAGCCCGTGAATCGTGTGAGTACACCAAGCGGCTGGACTTTCAGGTATCCGGACATGCGTTTGATGCTTTTTTTGCCAAATAA
- a CDS encoding ABC-F family ATP-binding cassette domain-containing protein, with translation MSIIVSDISYHYFNRPTLFESVSFSVSPGGKVSLIGNNGTGKSTLLKMLAGELTPSSGNIRVSASPYYIPQQIDFKEQTLAETLGVSEKIKALQAIYGGSVDQGHYDTLNDDWDIEDRCRVALTHWGLLNLPIDLPILQLSGGEKTKVLLAGLTVHNPDVVLLDEPTNHLDYVARKKLYEYISQTKATVIIVSHDITLLNLLEETFELTPKGIKLYGGNYDFYWSQKETENRALEQQIDAEQTALRIARKRAQEIRERQERRASHGERSKQKGGLARIVLNARRNLSENSSAKLKEKHSGIINDTQQRLSALKGKQQRNSELKINFEDAKLHDGKVLIAAENLNFGYTENKYLWPSPLDTEVRSGERIHILGDNGSGKTTLIKLLLGELSPTQGHVSRADFSYIYLDQEYARVNKKLTVLELAEQHNENNLSDHEIKLRLNRALFPQETWDKNCQALSGGERMRLYLCCLMISNHVPDIFILDEPTNNLDVSSLSILAHTIKKYRGTVLVISHDAYFINEIGVTKSIQLGTKQK, from the coding sequence ATGAGTATTATCGTAAGTGATATTTCCTATCACTATTTCAATCGACCTACATTATTTGAATCGGTTAGTTTTTCCGTTTCACCAGGCGGGAAAGTGTCCCTCATCGGCAACAACGGCACAGGAAAATCCACTCTCCTTAAAATGCTGGCAGGCGAACTGACACCTTCTTCGGGCAATATCCGGGTATCGGCATCCCCTTATTACATTCCTCAACAGATTGACTTTAAGGAGCAGACCCTGGCAGAAACCCTGGGGGTATCTGAAAAAATAAAAGCCCTGCAGGCCATCTATGGAGGTTCTGTTGACCAGGGTCATTACGACACCCTGAACGATGATTGGGATATCGAAGACAGGTGCCGCGTAGCTTTAACACATTGGGGATTATTGAATCTGCCTATTGACCTACCCATTTTGCAGTTAAGTGGAGGGGAAAAAACGAAAGTCTTGTTGGCGGGATTAACCGTTCACAACCCCGATGTCGTTTTGTTGGACGAGCCGACCAACCACCTCGACTACGTAGCAAGGAAGAAGCTTTATGAGTACATATCCCAGACAAAAGCTACGGTTATCATTGTCAGCCATGATATTACGCTGCTTAATCTTTTGGAGGAAACGTTCGAGTTGACCCCTAAAGGCATTAAGCTGTACGGGGGAAATTACGATTTTTACTGGTCACAGAAAGAGACTGAGAATCGCGCTTTGGAACAGCAAATTGATGCGGAACAGACGGCTTTACGGATCGCCCGAAAGAGAGCGCAAGAAATTCGCGAACGTCAGGAAAGAAGAGCGTCACACGGTGAACGGAGCAAACAGAAAGGAGGGCTTGCCCGTATCGTTTTAAATGCACGCCGCAACCTGTCTGAAAACAGTTCCGCCAAGTTGAAAGAAAAACACTCCGGAATCATTAACGACACTCAACAACGCTTATCCGCCCTAAAAGGAAAACAACAGAGGAACAGTGAATTGAAGATTAATTTTGAGGACGCCAAACTGCATGATGGAAAAGTTTTGATTGCGGCTGAAAATTTGAATTTTGGGTACACGGAAAACAAATACCTGTGGCCTTCTCCGTTAGACACGGAAGTTCGAAGCGGAGAAAGAATACACATTCTCGGGGACAACGGGAGTGGAAAAACAACATTGATCAAACTCTTGCTGGGTGAACTTTCACCAACACAAGGCCATGTCTCCCGGGCAGATTTTTCATATATCTATCTTGATCAAGAGTATGCTCGGGTCAACAAAAAACTGACGGTGTTGGAATTAGCAGAACAACACAACGAAAACAACCTGTCCGACCACGAAATAAAACTGCGGCTTAACCGCGCATTGTTTCCCCAAGAGACCTGGGATAAAAACTGTCAAGCGTTGAGTGGAGGTGAACGTATGCGCCTTTACTTATGCTGCCTGATGATTTCCAACCACGTCCCGGATATTTTCATATTGGATGAGCCTACGAATAATCTTGATGTCTCAAGTTTATCGATACTGGCCCATACCATCAAAAAGTATCGGGGTACGGTACTGGTTATTTCCCATGATGCATATTTCATCAATGAGATTGGGGTAACAAAGAGCATTCAATTAGGAACAAAACAAAAATAA
- a CDS encoding AMP-binding protein, whose protein sequence is MSKTIISFLNEAVEKYSERPFLYEARTGTDYTSLSYKEVQDKARQFAAGLMALGIEAGDRVALISEGKNNWVIGELGVLHAGAVCVPLSVKLETEQDISFRVNHSECCAIMASDQQIAKIRPMKGAFSTVRQYILLDPEETLQENETLFNSIIEQGKKLLANNPSALEERIKAVTPDSLANISYTSGTTANPKGIMLSHGNYVCNSEQAVEHLNGIPSHFRQLLILPWDHSFGHTAGIYSFMKCGASLASVAMGKSPMEVLRNVPKSLKAINPHLLMSVPALASNFRKNIEAGIEKKGKLTSMLFRKALKTAYAYNKEGFNKGSGGRFWIKPLLAFYDKIIFSKVRESFASNMEFFIGGGALLDIELQRFFYAIGIPMYQGYGLSEATPIISANCPHAHKLGSSGKPLPHMDIKIVDDKMQVVPTGKKGEIIIRGGNVMKGYWKNPEATAETIVDGWLRTGDMGYIDNDGYLYVLGRTKSLLISDDGEKFSPEGIEESIMAQSPFINQIVLYNNQRPYTTALITVNPVELKKRTSDPSEAALLIEKEIAEYLKGGKNDGMFPYRWLPSAFAVIEEPFTEKNGMVNSTMKIVKHKVYSAYASRIEELYTPAGKKSTSPANLEVLGRLLKEN, encoded by the coding sequence ATGAGCAAAACAATCATCTCTTTTTTGAACGAAGCTGTTGAGAAGTACAGCGAACGTCCGTTTCTTTACGAAGCAAGAACAGGGACAGATTACACCTCACTCTCCTACAAGGAAGTCCAGGACAAAGCCAGGCAGTTCGCTGCCGGGTTAATGGCGTTGGGGATCGAGGCGGGCGACCGTGTCGCCCTGATTTCCGAAGGAAAAAACAACTGGGTGATAGGTGAGCTTGGGGTGCTGCATGCGGGGGCTGTCTGCGTCCCTCTTTCCGTGAAACTGGAAACGGAGCAAGACATCAGTTTTCGCGTGAATCATTCCGAATGTTGCGCGATTATGGCTTCCGATCAGCAAATAGCGAAAATCCGCCCGATGAAGGGAGCCTTTTCTACTGTCAGGCAGTACATCCTGCTTGACCCGGAAGAAACCTTGCAGGAAAATGAAACTTTGTTTAACTCCATAATCGAACAGGGAAAGAAGTTGCTGGCCAACAATCCGTCAGCGTTGGAAGAACGGATAAAAGCCGTTACTCCCGATTCACTGGCCAACATTTCTTACACCTCGGGAACAACAGCTAACCCGAAAGGGATTATGTTGTCACACGGCAACTACGTCTGTAACTCGGAACAGGCAGTGGAGCATTTAAACGGAATACCTTCCCATTTCAGGCAACTACTTATCCTTCCGTGGGATCATTCCTTCGGACACACCGCCGGAATTTATTCGTTCATGAAATGCGGAGCTTCACTGGCATCGGTAGCTATGGGTAAATCCCCTATGGAGGTTCTCCGGAACGTACCCAAAAGCCTGAAAGCGATTAACCCTCATCTGCTGATGAGCGTACCCGCACTGGCTTCCAACTTCCGAAAAAACATCGAAGCCGGAATTGAAAAGAAAGGCAAACTGACCAGTATGTTATTCCGGAAAGCCCTTAAAACAGCATATGCGTATAACAAAGAAGGCTTCAACAAAGGCTCCGGTGGACGTTTCTGGATAAAACCGCTTCTGGCCTTTTACGATAAAATCATCTTTTCAAAGGTACGTGAATCGTTTGCCAGCAATATGGAATTCTTCATTGGGGGTGGCGCCCTCCTCGATATTGAACTGCAACGCTTCTTCTATGCAATAGGCATTCCTATGTACCAAGGCTACGGCCTATCAGAAGCGACTCCCATCATCTCCGCCAATTGCCCTCATGCACACAAACTCGGTTCTTCAGGGAAACCGCTTCCGCATATGGATATAAAAATTGTGGACGACAAGATGCAGGTAGTTCCCACGGGGAAGAAGGGTGAGATCATTATCCGGGGCGGGAACGTGATGAAAGGATATTGGAAAAACCCCGAAGCCACGGCCGAGACCATTGTGGATGGATGGCTCCGGACAGGAGATATGGGATACATCGACAACGACGGATACCTGTATGTGCTTGGGCGCACAAAATCGCTGCTGATCAGCGATGACGGTGAGAAATTTTCTCCCGAAGGAATTGAAGAGTCCATCATGGCCCAGTCTCCGTTTATCAATCAGATTGTGTTGTACAACAACCAACGCCCCTATACCACAGCGCTTATCACCGTAAATCCCGTTGAATTAAAAAAGCGAACGTCAGACCCCTCGGAAGCGGCTCTACTTATTGAAAAGGAAATTGCGGAATACCTCAAGGGAGGAAAGAACGACGGGATGTTCCCTTACCGGTGGCTGCCTTCCGCATTTGCCGTGATTGAAGAACCCTTTACCGAAAAGAACGGCATGGTGAACTCCACGATGAAAATCGTAAAACACAAGGTCTATTCGGCATACGCATCGCGCATTGAAGAATTATACACACCTGCAGGGAAAAAATCAACATCACCGGCCAACCTGGAAGTACTGGGAAGACTGTTGAAAGAGAATTAA